A window of Actinomadura viridis genomic DNA:
ACTTCGACCTTGTAGCTGTTGTGGTTCGCCGCCATGATCGTGGTGAACCCGGCTATCTCGATACCGCGGGTGAGGCCCCCGAAGCCGGAGAACAGGTCGACCGCAACGAGGTCGTCATGGCGGAATCGACGGCGCCTGGTGGCCGGTCGGTGCGTGGCAGTGCGGCTCTTCTTCGGCGCGTTAGCCATCAGGCGACTCCTTCATGGTTTCGAGGTGGGTGGTTGATGGCTCGCTGGAGGTGTTGGCCTGTGGCGTCTAGGACCTTCTCGATGCAGCGGCTCATGCCCGTGCCTCTTCCGCAGAGCGGGCCCACGCCCGCACGATCGCTCGGGCTTCCGCTCGAGCCGACCCGTTACCAGATGCGGCCCGGTCCAGCACGGCGGCCCGGCGGCGCCACTCCCTCAGCTCGGGGCACCTGGGTCCGTGCTCGACCCGGATCAGCGCAGCCACCACGGCGAACCCGTCCTCCGGCGACTCGATCGTCGGGGCGTTCACGGCTGCTCCCGCTGCGGCTGCACGAGGTGCACGTACGGCTCGCACCGGTGGTCCTGCTGCCACCGCTTGGCGTCTTCGATGGTGAACGGGTCTTCCGCGTAGCCGTCCTCCTCGGAGGCGGCGCTGTCGCACGTTTCGCAGCGGGCGTCCCACTTCGGTTCGCTCTTCTCGCGGCCGGCGCACCACGGGCAGTACACCCGCGTGACCTGCTTGCCGCCGAGGGTGTTGCCTTCCCAGACCGTCCACCCGGCGGCGCGGGCGGCGTCAGCGCCGGGCAGGGTGTACCGGCCGCGCGGCTCTTCGAACGTGACCGGGCAGTTCTGGCAGCGGATGCTTGTGAGGGGAAGCGTGGCAGTGGTCATGAGGGGTTCTCCTTGCTCGCGTTCTCGTGGCGAACAGCGGCCTTCATCCGGCGCCGCTCGCGGAAGTTCTCGGCTGCCTGCTGGTGCAGCGCAGCCGCGTCATGGTGCTGGCCGACCGCGGCCACGAGTGCGTGGTAGCGGTCCTCCTGCCGGTCCGGTTCCGCCTTGAGTTCGGTGAGACGCTCCTCGAGTTCCGTCACTTCTTCGGCGGTTGTCTTGCAGGTGCAGGGTGCTTCCCAGTCCTGGACGCGCTCCATGCAGCCCGGCACCAGAAGCCGGGTGTTCGGATCCTCCGAGGGGGCGATCCACGCGCAGCGGAGTTCACGCGGCCCGGTCACTGTGAAGCCTCCGTCCGGGAGGTTCCTGTGCGTCGGGCGTCCAGCGGCGTCACATCGGCTGCCAGGCCATCGGCCCAGTCAGCTGCGGCAAGCAGCGCCATCGCCAGGCGGCGGGCATCGTCGGAGGTAAGGGCGTCGAAATCGGCTGCGGCCCCGCTCCGCCCGTGCTCAGGACAGGTCACGTACACGTGCCGAGGTTCGACCAGGTCGTCGTCGATCGTTCGGACGGTCCAGTTCCTTACCGGATGCCACGCGGCGCCCGGGCTCGGCTCCGGGTGCTGGGTGACCACGGTGGGGCGGGGTTTGGCAGTGGTGTCGATCTGCGACAGCAGGCCGGCGATCTGCGCGCGGAGGGTGGCGATGGTCTGCTCGGTGGCGCTCATTGGGCACCTGGCCTGTGGTCGTCGCAGCGCCACCCGCACGCGTACAGCAGGGCGTCCTTGCCGCACTTGCGGGAGGTGTCGGAACAGTCAGCGAGGGCGCCGCACCGGTACAGCTCGATGCGAGGGCGGGGCGGGGGCGCCGGCATGTTCGAGGCGGTCATGCGATCTCCTCGAAGAGTGGGTCCTGTCCAGACGGAACAGGCGGGGGCTTCGGCACGCCCAGTGCCCGGGCCCGTTCGCCCGGGTCCGCGGTGCGCCACTGCGCGAGTCGGCAGTAGTCCGCGGACATGTCCACGCTGATGCCGTGACGGCCGTGGACGTCGGCGACGAGGGCAGTGGTGCCGGTGCCGCCGAACGGGTCGAGTACGACGGCTGGGCGCGTGGGCGCGTCCGGGGTGGAGCAGGCGCAGGCGTAGCCGACGATGCGGTCTGGCTTGGCGATGCGCCGCTGCCACCGCTCCGTTCCGCCGTCCATGGTCGAGCGGGTACGTGATCCGTCGCGGCTGGCAGGATTGTTGTCTCCGCCGAGCAGGCCCGGCTTATCAACTACCGGCCGGCGGCCGTCGCCGCACGCGGTGCAGACACCGGACGGTGACCATCCGAGGATGATGCTGCGGATCAGCGCCGGCGGGTATGCGGCGAAGTGCTCGACATCGAGGTGCTCTGGGACCCGCAGCGGTTGAGTCCCGACCTCCCACACCGACCCCGGCAAAGCGCCGAGCGGGTGCTGCCCGTCGTAGTGGCCCGTCCCGGTCCGGACGTGGTTGACGTTCCGTGCGTTGAACGCGCTTCGGCCAGCCACCCGCCGCGGCGCTGCGTGCGGCTTGCGGATCTCATCGACGGCCGAGAAGTAGTGCGGCTCCTTGGTCAGGTGCACCCAGTCTTCATGTGACCGTCGGACTCGGTCTGTCACCGACTCGGGCATCGCCGAGGGCTTGTCCCAGATGACGACCGCCCGGGCGATGAGCCCCAGCTTGTCCACCGCGCCGATGCGGTACCTCTCCGGCAGCAGCATCAGCGACTTCTCCGGCATGTCCTTCGGGCGCACGTACCGCGGGCTGGCCGCCCGCCAGGTGAAGCCGTCGGAGGACCCCCGCCAGGCGCCGCGGGTGCGGTTAACGTACTTGTCACCGAGTAGGACGAAGATGGATCCGGAAGGCTTGAGGACCCGCGACCACTCGGCCGTGCAATCGAGCAGCGCAGTGATGTAGTCCTGCGGGTCAGGCTCGGCGCCGATTTGCCCCTCGTAGTGGCGTCCACCATCGGTGTAGGAGCGGAGCCCCCAGTAGGGCGGGCTGGTGACGATGAGATCCACGGACTCGTCCGGGAGTGGGAGACGGCGCGCGTCGGCGCGGAGGATCACGGCGGTCATGCGACGTCACCCGCCGACGAGGCGTCCTCTGGCAGCGCTGCGATGTTCCACCAGCACGGCCACACGTGGCCGCACTCCTGGCAGCGGTAGGCGCCCACCAGGCTCTCCCCGCGGATGTCCGTCTCGTACGGCTCGAACGGCCCGGCCAGGCACTCCGGGCAGCAGTCGGCGTACGCCCCCGTGCCGCTCATGACAGGGCCCCGCTCGGTGACCACTCCTTGGCCATGTCCATCGCCCGGGAGTAGTGGCCCTGGAACACCACCACGATGGTGCCCGTCGCGCCGTTCCGGTTCTTCTCGACGAGCAGGTCCATCTCGCCGGCCCGCGGGGACTCCTTGTCGTAGGCGTCCTCGCGGTGCAGCAGGATCACGATGTCGGCGTCCTGCTCCACTGCACCGCTGTCCCTCAGCTCCGACATTGCCGGGCGCCGGTCCGTGCGTTTGGTCGACTCCCGGTTGAGCTGGGACAGGGCGACAATGGGGACCTCAAACTCCTTGGCGAGGAGCTTCAGCCCGCGGGACAGTTCGGCGACCTGGCGTTCCCGGCTGTCAGCCTTCGGGGCCTCCATCAGGCCCATGTAGTCCACGATCACGAGCCGGGCCGGGTCGGTTCGGGACATGCCGCGGAGCCGCGCGCGGATCCTGCCCAGGGAGCAGTGGGGGGTGTCGTCCACCACCAGCGGGGCCTGCAGGATCCGGTCGTGCTTGGCCGCGATCCGGTCCCAGTCGGCGTCGGTGAGGTTGTTGTCCCGGATCCGGTCCAGCGTCACCTGCGCTTCGGCGGCCAGGACACGGTCGGCAAGTTCCGCGGCCTGCATCTCCAGCGAGAAGAACAGGGTGCGGTACTTCAGCCGGATCGCGGCGTTCCGTGCGATGTCCATCCCGATGACGCTCTTACCGACGGACGGCCGCGCGCCGATGATGACGAGTTGGCCGGGTCGCAGACCGGCCAGCAGCATCTGAAGGTCGGTGTAGGGGGCCTCGACGAACTCGACCGGGGCCTGGTTCTCCAGGGCCTCCAACCTGGCCGTCACGGCGTCGCCGATGGTGCAGAGGTCGGTTCCTGTCACGC
This region includes:
- a CDS encoding DNA-methyltransferase, with translation MTAVILRADARRLPLPDESVDLIVTSPPYWGLRSYTDGGRHYEGQIGAEPDPQDYITALLDCTAEWSRVLKPSGSIFVLLGDKYVNRTRGAWRGSSDGFTWRAASPRYVRPKDMPEKSLMLLPERYRIGAVDKLGLIARAVVIWDKPSAMPESVTDRVRRSHEDWVHLTKEPHYFSAVDEIRKPHAAPRRVAGRSAFNARNVNHVRTGTGHYDGQHPLGALPGSVWEVGTQPLRVPEHLDVEHFAAYPPALIRSIILGWSPSGVCTACGDGRRPVVDKPGLLGGDNNPASRDGSRTRSTMDGGTERWQRRIAKPDRIVGYACACSTPDAPTRPAVVLDPFGGTGTTALVADVHGRHGISVDMSADYCRLAQWRTADPGERARALGVPKPPPVPSGQDPLFEEIA
- a CDS encoding replicative DNA helicase, coding for MTIDEITVPGWAPTDAVIAAEQALIGSVIQSRIAAETVAETVQPADFYKSRHRLVFEAVVSLIDRGADVDPVSVLAELTRQGTVTKVGAGPALMDLMARAGTAAWEYAATVVRDDAIRRGVAEVGPLIGQLVASRNFDLDRDVDMIRQRLDKATARVTGTDLCTIGDAVTARLEALENQAPVEFVEAPYTDLQMLLAGLRPGQLVIIGARPSVGKSVIGMDIARNAAIRLKYRTLFFSLEMQAAELADRVLAAEAQVTLDRIRDNNLTDADWDRIAAKHDRILQAPLVVDDTPHCSLGRIRARLRGMSRTDPARLVIVDYMGLMEAPKADSRERQVAELSRGLKLLAKEFEVPIVALSQLNRESTKRTDRRPAMSELRDSGAVEQDADIVILLHREDAYDKESPRAGEMDLLVEKNRNGATGTIVVVFQGHYSRAMDMAKEWSPSGALS